In Cuculus canorus isolate bCucCan1 chromosome 27, bCucCan1.pri, whole genome shotgun sequence, the following proteins share a genomic window:
- the LOC104067724 gene encoding cytochrome b-c1 complex subunit 10 has product MLSKLVGPRYVQLLQNWTPTLVTWGAVGGTGLIWVTDWKLVLQYVPYIGGKFKTEE; this is encoded by the exons ATGCTGAGCAAGCTGGTGGGGCCGCGCTACGTCCAGCTCCTCCAGAACTG GACTCCCACCCTTGTTAcctggggtgctgtgggtggcACTGGTTTGATATGGGTTACAGACTGGAAGCTGGTCCTTCAGTATGTCCCCTACATCGGTGGCAAGTTTAAAACTGAAGAGTAA